The following proteins are encoded in a genomic region of Corallococcus silvisoli:
- a CDS encoding histidine kinase, with protein sequence MSAALDAKGSPADGGSSSVQGLEPVDLPDVFQVDVAVSVRDALELLGATRRLHGVEVTLELPEAPVIARVSRRRLEQVLLLLVAHAVDAMTPEAPAVRVVVDPPDDFGDVGPRFQVVIPGVNLSERETRSVVLSPLRVGGPQRRLARARELVDAMGGELSLEQLDEGTGVSVQLPAPGLASF encoded by the coding sequence ATGAGCGCAGCGCTCGATGCGAAGGGGTCGCCGGCGGACGGAGGGTCCTCCTCCGTGCAGGGGCTGGAGCCGGTGGACCTCCCGGACGTCTTCCAGGTGGATGTGGCGGTGTCCGTGCGCGATGCGCTGGAGCTGCTCGGGGCGACGCGGCGCCTGCACGGCGTGGAGGTCACCCTGGAGCTGCCGGAAGCGCCGGTGATCGCCCGGGTCAGCCGCCGCCGGCTGGAGCAGGTACTGCTGCTGCTCGTCGCGCACGCGGTGGACGCGATGACGCCAGAGGCTCCCGCGGTGCGGGTGGTGGTGGATCCGCCGGACGACTTCGGGGACGTGGGGCCGCGCTTCCAGGTGGTGATCCCGGGCGTGAACCTGTCCGAGCGGGAAACGCGCTCGGTGGTGCTGTCGCCCCTGCGCGTCGGAGGCCCCCAGCGGCGGCTGGCCCGCGCACGGGAGCTGGTGGACGCCATGGGCGGCGAGCTGTCACTGGAGCAGCTGGACGAGGGGACGGGCGTGAGCGTCCAACTGCCAGCGCCCGGGCTCGCGAGTTTCTAG
- a CDS encoding iron-containing redox enzyme family protein: protein MSKPLVESQYLPHVTDVRHLLATGPHVTTLLDPNVDPALLEAFLIQLCALGVYMTEPVDGWIRRAGESCVRAGMAEVGEKLIMHAKHEAGHHLMMVEDTKNLVASWNTRRSPKLDAEALIAQAPTPAMQEYRQIHEETIAGPMPGGQVAIEYEIENLSVVFAPRLIEQCKRVLGPDVMNSLSFIKEHVELDVGHTALNELMLNKLLGQKPEHATTIAKTGARALDIYLRFYGDCMAKARQMLQAAAA from the coding sequence ATGAGCAAGCCCCTGGTCGAATCGCAGTACCTCCCCCACGTCACCGACGTCCGCCACCTGCTGGCGACCGGTCCCCACGTGACGACCCTGCTGGATCCGAACGTGGACCCCGCGCTGCTGGAGGCCTTCCTCATCCAGTTGTGTGCCCTGGGCGTCTACATGACGGAGCCCGTGGACGGGTGGATCCGCCGCGCCGGGGAGTCCTGTGTCCGCGCGGGGATGGCGGAAGTGGGCGAGAAGCTGATCATGCACGCCAAGCACGAGGCCGGTCACCACCTGATGATGGTGGAGGACACGAAGAACCTCGTGGCCAGCTGGAACACCCGCCGCTCTCCCAAGCTGGACGCGGAGGCGCTGATCGCCCAGGCCCCCACCCCCGCCATGCAGGAGTACCGGCAGATCCACGAGGAGACCATCGCGGGCCCCATGCCGGGCGGCCAGGTCGCCATAGAGTATGAAATCGAGAACCTGTCCGTGGTGTTCGCGCCCCGGCTCATCGAGCAGTGCAAGCGCGTGCTGGGCCCGGACGTGATGAACTCGCTGTCGTTCATCAAGGAGCACGTGGAGCTGGACGTGGGCCACACCGCCCTCAACGAGCTCATGCTCAACAAGCTGCTCGGCCAGAAGCCCGAGCACGCGACCACCATCGCCAAGACGGGCGCCCGCGCGCTGGACATCTACCTGCGCTTCTACGGCGACTGCATGGCGAAGGCGCGGCAGATGCTCCAGGCCGCCGCCGCCTGA
- the mhpA gene encoding bifunctional 3-(3-hydroxy-phenyl)propionate/3-hydroxycinnamic acid hydroxylase MhpA gives MAPESVDVIVVGSGPVGAMAANLLGQYGLRTVVIEKEITPHTQSRAINADDEAQRIFQAAGITGELGPGFHPCLKMTYVDDEMRMLAEVDFTKVERPNGHYIGALFNQPRLEASLHRGLERFAHVSMWRGHEVESFMQDEDGVSVRVKDNTSGRTLTVRARYLLACDGAKSGIRRRLGLKLEGTTALEHALAISVETPSSAPDFTYYPCGPERVGIVTRTAHDEMRFDTVVKPGQDLEYVQTAEYVRSIIAPFIDPDSVKVKSVNLYAYHSRMAEKWRVGRVFLLGDAAHLMPPFLGQGLCSGLRDAANLTWKLAHVLGGAADASLLDTYEVERRPHAAEMMRLSDSLGAMLSSGGPLMARARNAFIKLLYHMPVTGPFIREYKMKPNLFHAEGFLFGGKRGKSKQAAEGAYFPQPRVEHGEEGERPLDDVIGHRFAVLTRPGAPADVQQAAKTMAEEIGGVWLSVAPAARSGAGRSGEVVDLDGKLGAWFAQHAADVVVLRPDRYVYAATNHAGVAQVHAALKQDIRPFTRRGSRASRRAASLGA, from the coding sequence ATGGCTCCGGAATCTGTTGATGTGATCGTCGTCGGAAGCGGCCCGGTGGGTGCCATGGCGGCGAACCTGCTGGGGCAGTACGGGCTGCGCACCGTGGTCATCGAGAAGGAGATCACGCCGCACACGCAGTCCCGGGCCATCAACGCGGACGACGAAGCGCAGCGCATCTTCCAGGCCGCCGGCATCACGGGTGAGCTGGGGCCGGGCTTCCACCCGTGCCTGAAGATGACCTACGTGGATGACGAGATGCGGATGCTCGCCGAGGTGGACTTCACCAAGGTGGAGCGGCCCAACGGTCACTACATCGGGGCGCTGTTCAACCAGCCGCGGCTGGAGGCCTCGCTGCACCGGGGCCTGGAGCGCTTCGCGCACGTCTCGATGTGGCGCGGTCACGAAGTCGAGTCCTTCATGCAGGATGAGGACGGCGTGTCGGTGCGCGTGAAGGACAACACGTCCGGCCGCACGTTGACGGTGCGCGCGCGCTACCTGCTGGCGTGCGACGGCGCCAAGAGCGGCATCCGCCGGCGGCTGGGCCTGAAGCTGGAGGGCACCACGGCGCTGGAGCACGCGCTGGCCATCTCCGTGGAGACGCCGTCGTCGGCGCCGGACTTCACCTACTACCCCTGCGGGCCGGAGCGCGTGGGCATCGTGACGCGCACCGCGCACGACGAGATGCGCTTCGACACGGTGGTCAAGCCGGGGCAGGACCTGGAGTACGTGCAGACCGCCGAGTACGTGCGGAGCATCATCGCGCCGTTCATCGACCCGGACTCGGTGAAGGTGAAGAGCGTCAACCTCTACGCCTACCACAGCCGCATGGCGGAGAAGTGGCGGGTGGGCCGCGTGTTCCTGCTCGGGGACGCGGCGCACCTGATGCCGCCCTTCCTGGGACAGGGCCTGTGCTCCGGCCTGCGCGACGCGGCGAACCTGACCTGGAAGCTGGCGCACGTGCTGGGCGGCGCGGCGGACGCGTCGCTGCTGGACACCTACGAGGTGGAGCGCCGGCCGCACGCCGCGGAGATGATGCGCCTGTCGGACTCGCTGGGGGCGATGCTGTCGTCGGGAGGCCCGCTGATGGCCCGCGCGCGCAACGCCTTCATCAAGCTGCTGTACCACATGCCCGTCACCGGCCCGTTCATCCGCGAGTACAAGATGAAGCCGAACCTCTTCCACGCGGAGGGGTTCCTCTTCGGCGGCAAGCGCGGCAAGTCCAAGCAGGCGGCGGAGGGGGCCTACTTCCCGCAGCCGCGCGTGGAGCACGGCGAGGAAGGGGAGCGCCCGCTCGACGACGTCATCGGCCACCGGTTCGCCGTGCTGACGCGGCCGGGGGCGCCCGCGGACGTGCAGCAGGCCGCGAAGACGATGGCGGAGGAGATTGGCGGCGTGTGGCTGTCGGTGGCGCCCGCGGCGCGCTCGGGCGCGGGCCGCTCGGGGGAGGTGGTGGATCTGGATGGCAAGCTCGGCGCTTGGTTCGCCCAGCACGCGGCGGACGTGGTCGTCCTCCGGCCGGACCGCTACGTCTACGCGGCCACGAACCACGCGGGGGTCGCGCAGGTCCACGCGGCGCTGAAGCAGGACATCCGGCCCTTCACCCGCAGGGGCAGCCGCGCCTCACGCCGGGCGGCATCGCTCGGGGCCTGA
- a CDS encoding class I SAM-dependent methyltransferase: MPRLQLFELEDQPWFPKVLRRGVTDFLAYVWSLSDDRYSEFVKRLKGAMAAMGETQLLDMASGSAGPVPKLLEMLETQEGYQATALLTDLYPEISAFEKAKAANPGKIDFVTTPVDATAVPATFKGFRIMCNSFHHLPPDMARKVLADAVAQRRGIAIMELVERRGPAIAMTAAALINVPLTTPFIRPVRADRLALTYLMPLIPLAAAFDGVVSCLRTYSVEEMRELTQGLGDDYVWDIDRLTNPGNPFGLMMLIGRPANPSQA; encoded by the coding sequence ATGCCCAGACTGCAACTTTTTGAATTAGAGGATCAGCCCTGGTTCCCGAAGGTGCTTCGCCGGGGGGTGACGGACTTCCTCGCGTACGTGTGGAGCCTGTCGGACGACCGCTATTCGGAGTTCGTGAAGCGGCTCAAGGGCGCGATGGCGGCGATGGGTGAGACGCAGCTGCTGGACATGGCGTCGGGCAGCGCGGGGCCGGTGCCGAAGCTGCTGGAAATGCTGGAGACGCAGGAGGGCTACCAGGCGACGGCGCTCCTGACGGACCTGTATCCGGAGATCTCCGCGTTCGAGAAGGCGAAGGCGGCGAACCCGGGGAAGATCGACTTCGTGACGACGCCGGTGGACGCGACGGCGGTGCCGGCGACGTTCAAGGGCTTCCGCATCATGTGCAACTCGTTCCACCACCTGCCGCCGGACATGGCGCGCAAGGTGCTGGCGGACGCGGTCGCCCAGCGGCGCGGCATCGCCATCATGGAGCTGGTGGAGCGGCGCGGGCCGGCCATCGCGATGACGGCGGCGGCGCTGATCAACGTGCCCCTGACGACGCCCTTCATCCGCCCCGTCCGCGCGGACCGCCTGGCGCTCACCTACCTGATGCCGCTCATCCCTCTGGCGGCCGCGTTCGACGGCGTGGTGTCCTGTCTGCGCACGTACTCCGTGGAGGAGATGCGCGAGCTCACCCAGGGCCTGGGCGACGACTACGTCTGGGACATCGACCGGCTCACCAACCCCGGGAACCCCTTCGGCTTGATGATGCTCATCGGCCGACCAGCCAATCCCTCCCAAGCCTGA
- a CDS encoding cytochrome P450 — protein sequence MKCPHLGAQYNPFAGPHVEDPHPFYAQLRQDAPVSYNPMLGMWLVSRYDDICHVLKDPSRYSSADMGNVGSVLAPETLSILAEGYPLADSLLNSDPPTHTRLRKLMGRGFSAQRIAAQEAPIHAVSQELVNAFAHQGHADLVTQFAYPLPVRVILGMAGVPQKDMADIKRWCDDFFRMIFTRVPAEEQPPLARSWVTFQHYVARLIRERRDEPCDDLISYLVTTDADGEALTLPELIIAIAGSMLAAGHETTTALLAQCWKQALLQPGLWQRLREDRSLVPHLIEETLRFDSVAHGMIRTTTEDVELAGVALPKGSRLLLLYASGSRDPALLADADRFDISRHHPSHLGFGRGIHFCIGAPLARLEALIATNMLLDQMPDLRLAPNPDFATMQNLTLRSIQHLRVEWTPMGA from the coding sequence ATGAAGTGCCCCCATCTGGGCGCCCAGTACAACCCGTTCGCGGGACCCCACGTCGAGGATCCACATCCTTTCTACGCGCAGCTGAGACAGGACGCGCCTGTCAGCTACAACCCCATGCTGGGGATGTGGCTGGTGAGCCGGTACGACGACATCTGCCACGTGCTCAAGGATCCGTCGCGCTACTCGTCGGCGGACATGGGCAACGTGGGGTCGGTGCTGGCGCCGGAGACGCTCTCGATCCTCGCCGAGGGCTATCCCCTGGCGGACAGCCTGCTCAACTCGGATCCGCCCACGCACACGCGGCTGCGCAAGCTGATGGGGCGGGGGTTCTCCGCGCAGCGCATCGCCGCGCAGGAGGCGCCCATCCATGCCGTCTCGCAGGAACTGGTCAACGCGTTCGCGCACCAGGGCCACGCGGACCTGGTGACGCAGTTCGCGTACCCGTTGCCCGTGCGGGTCATCCTGGGCATGGCGGGCGTGCCCCAGAAGGACATGGCCGACATCAAGCGCTGGTGTGACGACTTCTTCCGGATGATCTTCACGCGCGTCCCCGCGGAGGAGCAGCCGCCGCTCGCGCGCAGCTGGGTCACCTTCCAGCACTACGTCGCCCGCCTCATCCGGGAGCGCCGCGATGAGCCGTGTGATGACCTCATCAGCTACCTGGTCACCACCGACGCGGACGGCGAAGCGCTCACGCTACCGGAGCTGATCATCGCCATCGCCGGCAGCATGCTGGCGGCGGGCCATGAGACGACGACAGCGCTGCTGGCCCAGTGCTGGAAGCAGGCCCTGCTCCAGCCCGGCCTCTGGCAGCGGCTGCGCGAGGACCGCTCGCTCGTGCCCCACCTCATCGAGGAGACCCTGCGCTTCGACTCGGTGGCGCACGGGATGATCCGCACCACCACGGAGGACGTGGAGCTCGCGGGCGTCGCGCTGCCCAAGGGCTCGCGGCTGCTGCTGCTCTACGCGTCGGGAAGCCGCGACCCGGCGCTCCTGGCGGACGCGGACCGCTTCGACATCTCCCGCCACCACCCGTCGCACCTGGGCTTCGGCCGGGGCATCCACTTCTGCATCGGCGCGCCCCTGGCCCGGCTGGAGGCGCTCATCGCCACCAACATGCTGCTGGATCAGATGCCGGACCTGCGCCTGGCGCCGAACCCGGACTTCGCCACCATGCAGAACCTCACCCTCCGCTCCATCCAGCACCTGCGCGTGGAGTGGACCCCCATGGGGGCCTGA
- the menE gene encoding o-succinylbenzoate--CoA ligase → MNHDCPIREGARQTPDAEALRFLEQTWTFRMLDAEVARWTEALVARGVGQGDRVALLSTSHPSVTFLFWALGRVGAVFAPLNARLTSAELRPLVDAVEPKLTLALGSLRERLTGAEALEAFTQGMVATSVPERAWDAETPRVILFTSGTTGRPKGAVLTEGAFRASCQGSAANLGRHAAPRWLGTLPLFHVGGLAMLTRTAYEGGCLLLHERFDAEAVNRAIDVDGATHASFVATTLERVLDARHDRTLPVTFECALIGGGPVPTALLTRARAAGLRALQTYGLTEACSQATTERPQEADGRTAGPPLPGLEVRVVGADGAPLGAGHEGDVEVRGPTVMVGYWNQPDATREAFHDGWLRTRDVGVLDARGRLTLLSRRTDLIVRGGENLYPAEIEAVLANHPAIAESAVVGVPDSHWGEVPVAFVVLRSGHSLPEDLDAWCRQSLARFKVPTRFVEIETLPRNAMSKVERSVLRRDAMSHPMYQSGS, encoded by the coding sequence ATGAACCACGATTGTCCCATTCGCGAAGGCGCGCGACAGACCCCGGACGCGGAGGCCCTGCGCTTCCTGGAGCAGACCTGGACCTTCCGCATGCTGGACGCGGAGGTGGCGCGTTGGACGGAAGCCCTGGTGGCGCGCGGAGTCGGGCAGGGCGACCGGGTGGCGCTCCTGTCCACGAGCCACCCCAGCGTGACGTTCCTCTTCTGGGCCCTGGGCCGCGTGGGCGCGGTGTTCGCGCCGCTCAACGCCCGGCTCACCTCCGCGGAGCTGCGTCCCCTGGTGGACGCCGTGGAGCCCAAGCTGACGCTGGCGCTCGGCTCCCTGCGGGAACGGCTCACGGGCGCGGAGGCACTGGAGGCGTTCACGCAGGGCATGGTCGCGACCTCCGTGCCTGAACGGGCCTGGGACGCGGAAACGCCTCGGGTCATCCTCTTCACGAGTGGGACGACGGGCCGGCCCAAGGGCGCCGTGCTCACGGAAGGCGCCTTCCGTGCGTCGTGTCAGGGCTCCGCCGCGAACCTGGGCCGGCACGCCGCGCCGCGCTGGCTGGGCACGCTGCCGTTGTTCCACGTCGGCGGCCTGGCCATGCTCACGCGGACCGCCTACGAGGGTGGCTGCCTCCTGCTGCACGAGCGCTTCGACGCGGAAGCAGTCAACCGAGCCATCGACGTCGACGGCGCCACGCACGCCAGCTTCGTCGCCACCACGCTGGAGCGCGTGCTCGACGCGCGACACGATCGCACGCTGCCCGTCACGTTCGAGTGCGCGCTGATTGGCGGCGGTCCCGTCCCCACGGCACTGCTGACGCGCGCCCGGGCCGCGGGGCTCCGGGCGCTCCAGACCTACGGCCTCACCGAGGCCTGCTCCCAGGCCACCACCGAGCGCCCCCAGGAGGCCGATGGCCGCACCGCCGGCCCGCCGCTGCCGGGCCTGGAGGTCCGCGTCGTCGGAGCGGATGGCGCACCGCTCGGCGCGGGGCACGAGGGGGACGTGGAGGTCCGAGGCCCCACGGTGATGGTCGGCTACTGGAACCAGCCCGACGCCACGCGCGAAGCCTTCCACGACGGCTGGCTGCGGACGCGGGACGTGGGCGTCCTCGACGCGCGAGGCCGTCTCACCCTGTTGTCCCGCCGCACGGACCTCATCGTTCGCGGAGGGGAGAACCTCTACCCGGCGGAGATCGAGGCCGTGCTCGCCAACCACCCCGCCATCGCGGAGTCCGCCGTCGTCGGCGTGCCAGACTCCCACTGGGGCGAGGTCCCCGTGGCCTTCGTCGTCCTGCGTTCGGGCCATTCCCTGCCCGAGGACCTGGACGCGTGGTGCCGCCAGTCGCTCGCGCGCTTCAAGGTCCCCACGCGCTTCGTTGAGATCGAAACCTTGCCGCGCAACGCGATGAGCAAGGTGGAGCGCTCCGTGCTCCGGCGGGACGCCATGTCTCATCCCATGTATCAGTCAGGGTCTTGA
- the menC gene encoding o-succinylbenzoate synthase — MRITAATLTPLHLTLAQPLKTARGTYAARDGFLVRLTDEDGHVGQGEAMPLPEFGTESLATTHRVLREWLDGLQGQSLEDSIEGIEATLVPSASEELRQRGARIRGLDAAEAVPAAQHGLELALLDLLAQRKGVPLCWLLAEEARPEVLVNALLGSEEPEALAQEARAAVAEGFQTLKVKVAGRPLDADEARVRAVRDAVGPGVRIRLDANGGWTEPEANRALDRLGWYDLELVEQPTPPEDLQALWRVQRRAPCLLAADETLATPAAVRALLTMDLGGGPVVGAVVLKPMVLGGLLPSMVVALRAARMGMHAYVTSSIDGVVARAGAAHLASALPSGELASGLAVGRLFADEPRDHPYQPRKGLLRLRDAPGLGLPVDPAGAP; from the coding sequence ATGCGCATCACCGCCGCGACGCTCACCCCGCTGCACCTCACGCTGGCCCAGCCCCTGAAGACGGCCCGTGGCACCTACGCCGCGCGCGACGGCTTCCTGGTGCGGCTGACGGACGAGGACGGCCACGTGGGCCAGGGCGAGGCCATGCCGCTGCCGGAGTTCGGCACGGAGTCTCTTGCCACCACGCACCGGGTGCTGCGCGAGTGGCTGGACGGGCTCCAGGGCCAGTCGCTGGAGGACAGCATCGAAGGCATCGAGGCCACGCTCGTGCCTTCCGCCAGTGAAGAGCTGCGCCAGCGCGGTGCCCGGATCCGCGGGCTCGACGCGGCGGAGGCCGTCCCCGCCGCGCAGCACGGACTGGAGCTGGCGCTGTTGGATCTGCTGGCCCAGCGCAAGGGCGTGCCCCTGTGCTGGCTCCTCGCGGAGGAGGCGCGGCCGGAGGTCCTGGTGAACGCGCTGCTGGGCTCGGAGGAACCCGAGGCCCTTGCCCAGGAGGCGCGCGCCGCGGTGGCGGAGGGCTTCCAGACTTTGAAGGTGAAGGTCGCGGGGCGCCCGCTGGACGCGGACGAAGCGCGGGTGCGCGCCGTGCGCGATGCGGTGGGGCCCGGCGTGCGCATTCGCCTGGATGCGAACGGTGGCTGGACCGAGCCCGAGGCCAACCGGGCCTTGGATCGCCTGGGCTGGTACGACCTGGAGCTGGTGGAGCAGCCCACGCCCCCGGAGGACCTGCAGGCCCTGTGGCGCGTGCAGCGCCGGGCCCCGTGTCTCCTCGCCGCGGATGAGACGCTCGCCACGCCCGCCGCGGTGCGCGCGCTCCTCACGATGGACCTGGGGGGCGGGCCGGTGGTGGGGGCGGTGGTGCTCAAGCCCATGGTGTTGGGGGGCCTGTTGCCGTCCATGGTGGTGGCGCTGCGCGCGGCCCGGATGGGCATGCACGCGTACGTCACCAGCTCCATCGACGGAGTGGTGGCCCGCGCGGGCGCCGCGCATCTGGCCTCCGCGCTGCCGTCCGGGGAGCTCGCCTCCGGGCTCGCCGTGGGGCGCCTCTTCGCGGACGAGCCCCGAGACCATCCGTATCAACCCCGAAAGGGCCTCCTGCGCCTGCGCGATGCACCCGGGCTGGGCCTGCCGGTGGATCCGGCCGGAGCCCCCTGA
- a CDS encoding 1,4-dihydroxy-2-naphthoate polyprenyltransferase codes for MSTLASSPSDATPPPTLKTWLMAVRPKTLTAGAVPVLVATALAYGDGVGRLLPALAALLGAVLIQIGTNFINDYYDFKKGADTEERLGPKRVTQSGLIAPGTVLTGGLTCFALATLVGVYLVMVGGWPIVAIGVMSLLCGYAYTGGPYPLGYHGLGDLFVLIFFGIVAVTGTYYVQAGLVGPAAWWVSLPVGAIGTCLIVVNNQRDASTDVKAGKRTVVVRFGTGFGRAEYVLLLVASYATLFVLFAKGYASAWVFLPLLSLPLVVPPLKLMLKAEGAALNPALGGTAKLQMVFGLLFALGLYLR; via the coding sequence GTGAGCACCCTGGCTTCCAGTCCTTCCGATGCCACTCCTCCTCCCACGCTGAAGACGTGGTTGATGGCCGTGCGCCCGAAGACGTTGACGGCGGGGGCCGTGCCGGTGCTGGTGGCCACCGCGCTCGCGTACGGCGACGGAGTGGGGCGGCTGCTCCCCGCGCTCGCGGCGCTCCTGGGGGCGGTGCTGATCCAGATCGGCACCAACTTCATCAACGACTACTACGACTTCAAGAAGGGCGCGGACACCGAGGAGCGCCTGGGGCCCAAGCGCGTGACGCAGAGCGGGCTCATCGCGCCCGGCACGGTGCTCACGGGCGGCCTCACGTGCTTCGCGCTGGCGACGCTGGTGGGCGTGTACCTGGTCATGGTGGGCGGCTGGCCCATCGTGGCCATCGGCGTGATGTCGCTCCTGTGCGGCTACGCGTACACGGGCGGGCCGTATCCGCTGGGCTACCACGGGCTGGGCGACCTGTTCGTGCTCATCTTCTTCGGCATCGTCGCGGTGACGGGCACGTACTACGTGCAGGCCGGGCTCGTGGGCCCCGCGGCGTGGTGGGTGTCGCTGCCGGTGGGCGCGATTGGCACGTGTCTCATCGTGGTGAACAACCAGCGTGACGCGAGCACGGACGTGAAGGCCGGCAAGCGCACGGTGGTGGTGCGCTTCGGCACGGGCTTCGGCCGGGCGGAGTACGTCCTGCTGCTGGTCGCGTCCTACGCCACGCTCTTCGTGCTGTTCGCCAAGGGGTACGCGAGCGCCTGGGTGTTCCTGCCGCTGCTGAGCCTGCCGCTGGTGGTGCCGCCGCTGAAGCTGATGCTGAAGGCGGAAGGGGCGGCGCTCAACCCCGCGCTGGGAGGCACGGCGAAGTTGCAGATGGTTTTCGGACTGCTGTTCGCGCTGGGGTTGTACCTGCGCTGA
- the menH gene encoding 2-succinyl-6-hydroxy-2,4-cyclohexadiene-1-carboxylate synthase — protein MGVTLASDSWGEGPRTVLALHGFTGGSASFDHLRPLLGRSVRVVAVDLPGHGRTPLPERTGRDGFLDTVDAIIQVARDLGSGTVDLLGYSQGARLALAAAVRAPECFGRLIMESGSPGLHRRQERSERREADAKLVEFIRARGVDAFVDRWEALPLFDGLRRLPASEQAALRERRKACTAEGLAGALESLGLGVQPDYWPSLHRQRLPTLLLTGDQDAKFTNLARRMAAELPVVWRHAFSGCSHAPHLEAPEEYVREVLSFLQTPWYEAPQFESAILAREATHS, from the coding sequence ATGGGCGTGACGCTCGCATCGGACAGCTGGGGAGAGGGTCCCCGCACGGTCCTGGCGCTGCACGGCTTCACCGGCGGCAGCGCGTCGTTCGACCACCTGCGGCCGTTGCTCGGCCGCTCCGTGCGAGTGGTGGCCGTGGATCTTCCCGGCCACGGCCGCACGCCGCTGCCCGAGCGGACGGGGCGCGACGGATTCCTGGACACGGTGGACGCGATCATCCAGGTCGCGCGTGACCTGGGCTCAGGCACGGTGGATCTCCTGGGCTATTCGCAGGGCGCGCGGCTGGCGCTGGCGGCGGCGGTGCGCGCGCCGGAGTGCTTCGGCCGGCTCATCATGGAGAGCGGTTCGCCCGGATTGCACCGGCGCCAGGAGCGCTCCGAGCGGCGCGAGGCGGACGCGAAGCTGGTGGAGTTCATCCGCGCCCGGGGCGTGGACGCCTTCGTGGATCGCTGGGAGGCGTTGCCGCTGTTCGACGGACTGCGGCGGCTGCCGGCCTCGGAGCAGGCCGCGCTGCGTGAGCGCCGCAAGGCGTGCACGGCGGAGGGGCTCGCTGGCGCGCTGGAGTCCCTGGGCCTGGGCGTCCAGCCGGACTACTGGCCCTCGCTGCACCGGCAGCGGCTGCCCACGCTGCTGCTCACCGGAGACCAGGACGCGAAGTTCACGAACCTGGCGCGTCGCATGGCGGCGGAGCTGCCGGTGGTGTGGCGCCATGCGTTCTCGGGGTGTTCGCACGCCCCGCACCTGGAGGCGCCGGAGGAGTACGTGCGGGAAGTGCTCTCGTTCCTCCAGACGCCCTGGTACGAAGCGCCACAGTTCGAATCCGCCATCCTGGCGCGAGAGGCCACCCACTCGTGA